The Methanosphaera stadtmanae DSM 3091 genome includes a window with the following:
- a CDS encoding single-stranded-DNA-specific exonuclease RecJ, translated as MIQKQQLYLLNRADEACNLLRLHIEKGHVVRIISHNDADGLTSAGIFANAIKKAGGKFHITILPRLRDSNVKELNKSRYKLFIFSDMGSGNLESISKLKGDVIIADHHQVPEGVNPEIQVDNKEIIHVNPHIFNIDGTKEVSGSGLSYLSVHGYEYYELAGLALTGAYGDMQFKNGPQGINKLILDEGVANNTLVMKNELKLAYANTQTLDKSITYTYTPIINGLSGDLEKTRIFLEEHDIPKDKLLHQLSPEEYETLKNELISINEDIYGKIYTIPNIRNELTNIEEYSNLLNACGKNKEYTAAISIQMGKYQQMEYAKSLLSKYGSTMQNGIEWIKREGSIEKENIQYIYTEDKEQKKIAAAVSSIGIDLGLLPDKPILSLMKMDNLIKVSSRTTDNMIEKGVNLGVIMNQASNNFNGSGGGHNIAAGATIPANQKDNFIHLVDEMVEYQIKK; from the coding sequence ATGATCCAAAAACAGCAGCTTTACTTGTTAAATAGAGCTGATGAAGCTTGTAATCTTCTTAGATTACATATTGAAAAAGGGCATGTTGTGAGAATTATTTCTCACAACGATGCTGATGGACTAACTTCTGCTGGAATTTTTGCAAATGCAATAAAAAAAGCAGGAGGTAAATTCCATATTACAATATTACCACGTCTTAGAGACAGTAATGTTAAAGAACTTAATAAATCCAGATATAAATTATTTATTTTCTCTGATATGGGAAGTGGAAATCTAGAAAGTATTTCTAAATTAAAGGGTGATGTTATTATTGCTGATCATCATCAAGTACCTGAAGGTGTTAATCCAGAAATACAAGTAGATAATAAAGAAATAATTCACGTAAATCCTCATATTTTTAATATTGATGGAACCAAAGAAGTTAGTGGTTCAGGTCTTTCATATTTATCTGTACATGGATATGAATATTATGAATTAGCAGGTTTGGCTCTAACTGGTGCATATGGAGATATGCAATTTAAAAATGGTCCTCAAGGAATTAACAAACTAATTTTAGATGAAGGTGTTGCGAATAATACACTTGTTATGAAAAATGAATTAAAATTAGCTTATGCAAATACTCAAACACTTGATAAATCCATCACATACACGTATACTCCAATAATTAATGGATTATCTGGAGATTTAGAGAAAACAAGAATATTTTTAGAGGAACATGACATTCCTAAAGATAAGTTACTTCATCAATTATCCCCAGAAGAATATGAAACTCTTAAAAATGAATTAATAAGTATTAATGAGGATATTTATGGAAAAATATACACTATTCCAAATATTAGAAATGAATTAACTAATATTGAGGAGTATTCTAACCTATTAAATGCATGTGGTAAAAATAAAGAATATACTGCTGCAATAAGTATTCAAATGGGAAAATATCAACAAATGGAATATGCTAAATCATTACTTTCTAAGTATGGTAGTACTATGCAAAATGGAATTGAGTGGATAAAAAGAGAAGGTAGTATTGAAAAGGAGAATATTCAATATATCTATACTGAAGATAAGGAGCAGAAGAAAATTGCTGCTGCTGTAAGTAGTATTGGTATAGATCTTGGATTATTACCAGATAAACCTATATTAAGTCTTATGAAGATGGATAACCTTATTAAAGTATCCTCAAGAACCACTGATAATATGATTGAAAAAGGAGTAAATCTTGGTGTTATTATGAACCAAGCATCAAATAACTTTAATGGTTCTGGTGGTGGACATAACATAGCAGCTGGTGCAACTATACCAGCAAATCAAAAGGATAATTTCATCCATCTTGTTGATGAAATGGTTGAATATCAAATTAAGAAATAA
- a CDS encoding bifunctional N(6)-L-threonylcarbamoyladenine synthase/serine/threonine protein kinase — MICLGIEGTAEKCGIGIVDSDGNILATCGCQLYPEVGGIHPREAANFHAEHIVPLIREALEESNLSINDIDLVSFAKGPGLGPALRTVATAARSLSQNIGVPLIGVNHCIGHVEIGKLTTGAKDPLTLYTSGGNTQIISYESGRYRIIGETLDIAIGNCLDQFSRDIGLGHPGGPIVEKHAENTNKTIELPYVVKGMDLSFSGILTSAINKYKQGVDLDVICNSFQQTCFAMLCEVTERAISYTGKNEVLLCGGVAANSKLRQMLQVMCEDHYVDFYMPPMKYCGDNGSMIARVGLLSYDENKCGIENSYINPKYRTDQVEVTWIKDNFQHNINLPDNIKEKGAEADIIEGIWDEREVIIKHRVKKKYRVDKLDEKLRLERTKEEAKLLSDCKKYGVTTPYIYSIDLNRKDIILEKIDAPKLHEIINTDKDIKKIFTNIGEMVFKMHEGEIIHGDLTTANILIKDDKPIFIDFGLGKYSNLLEDKGTDLLVFKKSLNTIIPEKSEELFNYFLNGYDNEDVIKKIDEIEKRGRYL, encoded by the coding sequence TTGATTTGTCTAGGAATAGAGGGTACAGCAGAAAAGTGTGGTATTGGTATTGTGGACTCTGATGGAAATATATTAGCTACTTGTGGATGTCAACTTTATCCAGAAGTAGGTGGAATTCATCCAAGGGAAGCAGCAAATTTTCATGCAGAACACATTGTACCTTTAATTAGAGAGGCACTTGAAGAGTCAAATTTATCTATTAATGATATTGACTTAGTGTCTTTTGCAAAGGGTCCTGGTCTTGGACCAGCTTTAAGAACTGTTGCAACTGCTGCAAGAAGTTTATCTCAAAATATTGGGGTGCCGTTAATCGGTGTAAATCATTGTATAGGGCATGTGGAGATTGGGAAATTAACAACTGGAGCTAAAGATCCTTTAACATTATATACAAGTGGTGGTAATACTCAAATAATTAGTTATGAATCTGGAAGATATAGGATTATTGGAGAAACATTGGACATTGCAATTGGTAACTGTTTAGATCAGTTTTCAAGGGATATTGGTTTAGGACATCCTGGAGGACCTATTGTTGAAAAACATGCAGAAAATACTAATAAAACAATAGAATTACCCTATGTTGTTAAAGGTATGGATTTATCCTTCTCTGGAATTTTAACTAGTGCTATTAATAAGTATAAACAAGGTGTTGACTTAGATGTAATATGTAATAGTTTTCAACAAACATGTTTTGCAATGCTTTGTGAGGTAACAGAAAGGGCAATAAGTTACACTGGAAAGAATGAAGTGTTGTTATGTGGAGGTGTTGCTGCAAATAGTAAGTTACGTCAGATGCTACAAGTTATGTGTGAGGATCATTATGTTGACTTTTACATGCCTCCTATGAAGTATTGTGGTGATAATGGTTCTATGATAGCAAGAGTGGGTCTTTTATCATATGATGAGAATAAATGTGGTATAGAAAATAGTTATATTAATCCAAAGTATAGAACAGATCAAGTAGAAGTTACATGGATAAAAGATAACTTTCAGCATAATATAAATCTCCCTGATAATATTAAAGAAAAAGGTGCTGAAGCCGATATAATTGAAGGTATTTGGGATGAGAGAGAAGTTATTATAAAACATCGTGTTAAAAAGAAATATCGTGTAGATAAACTAGATGAAAAATTAAGATTAGAGAGAACTAAAGAAGAAGCAAAATTACTCTCTGATTGTAAAAAATATGGAGTAACAACACCCTATATCTATTCAATAGATCTTAATAGAAAAGATATTATTCTAGAAAAAATAGATGCTCCTAAGTTACATGAAATAATAAATACTGATAAAGATATAAAGAAAATATTTACAAATATTGGAGAAATGGTTTTTAAAATGCATGAAGGTGAAATAATTCATGGGGATCTAACAACAGCTAACATACTCATAAAAGATGATAAACCAATATTCATTGATTTTGGACTAGGAAAGTATAGTAATCTCTTAGAAGATAAAGGAACAGATCTACTTGTATTTAAAAAATCATTAAATACAATAATTCCAGAAAAATCAGAAGAACTATTTAATTACTTCTTAAATGGTTATGATAATGAAGATGTAATTAAAAAAATAGATGAAATTGAAAAAAGAGGAAGATACCTCTAA
- a CDS encoding undecaprenyl-diphosphate phosphatase yields the protein MLDILSAIILGAVQGISEFLPISSSGHLVLVPALLGIETGLAFDTILHIGTLVAIFTFFWKDIINLIKGFILSIIDLTEGVDIFKRELHRVPEKRFAWLIIVGTIPTGIMGILLKDAIETIFRGTLFVGIFLLVTAAVLYYSERHSSGQITQKDMSFKQALIVGICQGLAVFPGISRSGSTIASGLCLGLNREYAARYSFLLSIPAVIGAGLIQIKDIATLDASASVLLAGFISSVIFGYLSIKLLMKMIKGWSLDIFAYYCTIIGIITIILSVVL from the coding sequence TTGTTAGATATATTAAGTGCTATTATTTTAGGAGCAGTTCAGGGAATTAGTGAGTTTCTACCTATTAGTAGTTCAGGTCATCTTGTTTTAGTTCCAGCCCTTCTTGGTATTGAAACTGGACTTGCATTCGACACTATATTACATATAGGAACATTAGTTGCTATTTTTACCTTCTTTTGGAAGGATATTATAAATCTGATAAAAGGATTTATTCTTAGTATTATTGATCTTACAGAAGGAGTAGATATATTTAAAAGAGAACTTCATAGAGTTCCAGAAAAAAGATTTGCATGGTTAATCATTGTAGGTACTATTCCAACAGGAATTATGGGTATTTTATTAAAGGATGCTATTGAAACAATATTTAGAGGTACTTTATTTGTAGGTATTTTCCTACTTGTTACAGCTGCTGTTCTTTATTATTCAGAAAGACATTCATCTGGACAAATTACTCAAAAAGATATGTCCTTTAAACAAGCATTGATTGTTGGTATTTGTCAAGGACTTGCAGTATTTCCAGGTATTTCAAGATCTGGATCTACAATTGCATCAGGATTATGTCTTGGACTAAACAGAGAATATGCTGCTAGATATAGTTTCTTATTAAGTATTCCTGCAGTTATTGGAGCAGGTCTTATACAAATTAAGGATATTGCTACACTTGATGCATCAGCAAGTGTACTTCTTGCTGGATTTATATCATCAGTAATATTTGGATATTTATCTATAAAATTACTTATGAAAATGATTAAAGGTTGGAGTTTAGATATTTTTGCATACTATTGTACAATAATAGGTATTATAACAATTATATTATCAGTGGTATTATAA
- the cobT gene encoding nicotinate mononucleotide-dependent phosphoribosyltransferase CobT: MTENIKIYGSEKQLERLRNNDDIIFACVLSNTAVSKIPGISGAGGSPELTPYTPALDAELIMKNMALSLPEIAMTVEDGDPTPTPGVLTKATLDLLNIPFIAINAGLEVTPKVPYIELNGQPGGDLREGNGVPNPKEIFDNALITAKTLSKLTSHIMIAESTPAGTTTAQGVLTALGYDVRDKISGCMQINPHELKNSVVDAALAKNNLKPGDLKDDAFKAVEVAGDPTIIAIAGLAIGSDVPVTLAGGTQMLAVCGAIKAIEPDFDFSKIAIATTVYVVNDETSNMLDIANQIDENLTVYAADPEFEKSENEGLARYTKGSIKEGVGAGGAILYALLNGKTADEYRAKVEEIAKAQME; this comes from the coding sequence ATGACAGAAAATATAAAAATATATGGATCAGAAAAACAACTAGAAAGACTTAGAAACAATGATGATATTATTTTCGCATGTGTTTTATCAAATACAGCAGTATCTAAAATACCAGGTATTAGTGGTGCTGGTGGAAGTCCAGAATTAACACCATACACTCCTGCATTAGATGCAGAACTTATAATGAAAAATATGGCACTGAGTCTTCCAGAAATTGCTATGACAGTTGAAGATGGAGATCCTACACCTACTCCAGGAGTACTTACTAAAGCAACCCTTGATTTACTTAATATTCCGTTCATTGCAATAAATGCAGGACTTGAAGTTACTCCTAAAGTTCCATACATTGAACTTAATGGACAACCTGGAGGAGACTTAAGAGAAGGTAATGGTGTTCCAAATCCTAAAGAAATATTTGACAATGCTCTAATAACTGCAAAAACTTTATCTAAATTAACTAGTCATATTATGATTGCTGAATCCACACCTGCAGGTACTACAACAGCACAAGGTGTATTAACAGCATTAGGATACGATGTAAGAGATAAAATCAGTGGATGTATGCAAATAAATCCACATGAATTAAAAAACAGTGTTGTAGATGCAGCATTAGCAAAAAATAATCTTAAACCAGGAGATCTAAAAGACGATGCTTTTAAAGCTGTTGAAGTTGCAGGAGATCCTACAATCATTGCTATAGCAGGACTTGCTATTGGTAGTGACGTACCAGTCACACTTGCTGGTGGAACACAAATGTTAGCAGTATGTGGAGCAATAAAAGCTATTGAACCAGATTTTGACTTTAGTAAAATTGCTATTGCAACAACTGTATATGTTGTAAATGATGAAACATCAAACATGTTAGATATTGCAAATCAAATCGATGAAAACTTAACTGTTTATGCAGCAGATCCAGAATTTGAAAAATCAGAAAATGAAGGATTAGCAAGATATACAAAAGGATCTATAAAAGAAGGCGTAGGAGCTGGTGGAGCTATACTTTATGCACTCCTGAATGGAAAAACAGCTGATGAATACCGTGCAAAAGTAGAAGAAATTGCTAAAGCTCAAATGGAATAA
- a CDS encoding XTP/dITP diphosphatase, with translation MRVTFITGNKHKVKEARGIFEKFGIEVDHENPGYPEVQGSIEEVAAFGAKYVADLLQKPVIVDDTGLFIRALNDFPGTYSSYVQDTITNKGILKLMKDEPDRYAEFRSCIGYCAPNCEPKTFLGVVSGEILSEEKGNNGFAYDPLFYVEKYDKTYGELTTDEKNECSHRRLSMEKFANWYSNL, from the coding sequence ATGAGAGTAACATTTATTACTGGAAATAAACATAAAGTTAAAGAGGCAAGAGGTATCTTTGAAAAATTTGGTATAGAAGTTGATCATGAAAATCCAGGTTATCCTGAAGTTCAAGGATCAATTGAAGAAGTAGCAGCATTTGGTGCAAAATATGTTGCAGATTTACTTCAAAAACCAGTTATAGTAGATGATACTGGATTGTTTATTAGAGCCCTTAATGATTTTCCTGGAACATACTCATCTTATGTCCAAGATACTATAACAAATAAGGGTATTTTAAAATTAATGAAAGATGAGCCAGATAGATATGCCGAATTCAGGTCATGTATTGGTTATTGTGCACCCAATTGTGAACCCAAGACTTTTTTAGGTGTTGTTTCTGGAGAAATTTTATCAGAAGAGAAAGGTAACAATGGATTTGCATATGATCCACTCTTTTATGTTGAAAAATATGATAAAACATATGGAGAGCTTACTACTGATGAAAAAAATGAATGTTCACATAGAAGATTATCAATGGAGAAATTTGCTAACTGGTATTCTAATTTGTGA
- a CDS encoding 30S ribosomal protein S15, translating to MAAKPEWVEQSPEEIEELIVKLHKEGQSTSQIGITLRDQHGIPNTKAVLGEKITDILKRNGTDFEYPEDLLNLIKRAVNIREHLEENPKDIHTKRGLIKIESKIRRLVKYYTRNNVLPEGWRYDPKTAALLVK from the coding sequence ATGGCAGCAAAACCTGAATGGGTAGAACAAAGCCCAGAAGAAATTGAAGAATTAATAGTAAAATTACATAAAGAAGGACAAAGTACAAGTCAAATTGGTATTACATTAAGAGACCAACATGGAATTCCAAATACTAAAGCAGTGCTTGGAGAAAAAATTACAGATATTCTTAAAAGAAATGGAACTGACTTTGAATATCCTGAAGACTTATTAAACTTAATTAAAAGAGCTGTAAACATAAGAGAACACCTCGAAGAAAATCCAAAAGATATTCACACAAAAAGAGGATTAATTAAAATAGAATCTAAAATCAGAAGACTTGTAAAATACTACACAAGAAACAATGTTCTTCCTGAAGGATGGAGATATGATCCAAAAACAGCAGCTTTACTTGTTAAATAG